From the genome of Candidatus Rhodoluna planktonica:
CTTGCCGTTGTCGATTGTTGCGTATTCATATTCGGTGCCATCCATTGGCACGTGGTTATCTGGACCGGTCATGGTCTCTCCTCTTTATTGCGTAAATTGCGCGAAAATGCGCGCGCACGAAAATGGCAAGTAATGCCCGTTATTTTGAGGGATGCCCTGGTCTGCAGTAATAAAGCTTGAGCAGTTGATCAAGATCTACAACCGAAGACCAGCAAACCTGCCGTCTCGTACTTTTTTAGGTTAGCAGAGCATCGGCAATTCGCCTAGGAATGTCGGGTAATAGAAAACCCCGCCGAAGCGGGGTTTTCAAAAAATCAAATTAGCGACGAAGGCCTAGGCGCTCGATTAGTGCGCGGTAACGAGCGATGTCGACACCCTGAAGGTAGCCGAGCAAACGGCGACGCTGACCAACCAAGATTAGAAGACCACGACGGCTGTGGTGGTCGTGCTTGTGGCTCTTTAGGTGCTCGGTTAGGTCTTTGATGCGCTGAGTTAGAACAGCAACCTGAACTTCAGGCGAACCGGTGTCGCCTGGGTGGGTTGCGTACTCGTTGATGATTGCAGTTTTGACTGACTTGTCCAGAGACATTCGGTTCCTTTCAAAGAACTTGCTGCGCGGTGCATAAAACCCGATGTTTTAGCGCTCTTTATCCGCGGCCGATTCACGGCAACCGCTCTAGCCTAGAGCAACCGGACGAGAAACTCCAGCCCAGATTGTGAAAGTGGCTTAGCTGTCAGCTGAGTTTGACTTTTGGAGGACTACAACCAAGTAGTACAGCTGCACAGCCAAACTCGAAACAATTGCCGGCACGAACCAGAGAATTGCAGCGACCAGGCCATCGACAAATTCTTTATCGGCGACCGGATCAAGGTTTGCAAGCCGTTCTAGAAGGGTTGGATCATTAAAGTCGAGTTGCATCAGGGTAGGCAGGGCCATTACCAGGGCAAAGATGAAAAGCAACGCCGGTAGGAGCGACCAAAAAAGCACCTTGGCACTGCGGCCGGTATCGCGAATTCGACGCACGAACACGGCAAGCGAAGGCAGAAGTAGCAAGAGACTGATGAAGTCGCTTACCGGAGTGTTGGTTGAGCTGAGCACGCCTGCCGAGGCATCACCTGGAAAGAGCACCGCATCGATGGTGCCGGTGACAATTGAAACCAGAAAAGTGAATAGGACAAAGTACCAGAACTCCGGTCTGGTGGCACGTCCTGCGAATTTCGCGTATTTGTTTAGCCCGATTTTCACGGCACCGACAAAAGTAATCTTTTCCATATCGTCAGTTTAGAACCGAAAAGAAATAGGGCAGCCAAATTTGGCTGCCCTATTTTTATCACTGACGACTAGGCTCTTGGAGCAGTCGTTTCCGAACCAGAATTCATCGGTTGTAGCGGAATGTCGTTGCCATCAACATCGTGATCATGCGGCTGCCAAGGCGCAAAGTCAAACCCCTGCCCTGAGCCTTCCGAGTGGCGCACATCGGAGTGACGCTCGACCGACCGTTCACCACGATGTCCTGGCTCGCCAGGCTTGCCCAAGTGATCTTTGCCTGTTCGGTCGGGTTGGCTAAAAGCGGGACCCTCTACGTGAGCGGTGATTTGACCCAGGGCAATACCGCTGGCGAAAACACCACCAAGTGCCAGGCTTGCAGCGGCCGCTATTGCCGCGACTCGAAATCCTTTAGATCCAAAAAACTTTCGTTGCTTTTTGTCGGTTTCTAAATAGGGACTTTGCGATTCTTCACCCAGGTTGCTGCTATCAACTGTCTCGCTAGATTTCTTTGCCATGATTTTCTCTTTCTGTTAGACCCAATGTCTAAAGTGAGAATGACAGTGCTTGATGAAGGAAATCTGGGATGTCTCTGGAAGTTACCTGAATGTCAAATTACCAGCAGATGCCAAGAGCTTTGCGAACCTGATCAAGATCTTTATTGATTGCCTCGATGAGTTCTTCTTTTGAATTGAACTTCACATTTGGACGAATGAAATCGATGTATTCCAGAGAAACAACTTTGTCGTACAGGTCAAGATCGTCGCGATCTAGCACGTGTGACTCGACTAAACGTGGCACAGCCTGAAAAGTTTCATTGATACCCACCGAGTGAGCAGCTGGATAACGCTGGCCGTCAGCATAAAGCCAACCTGCGTAGACGCCATCTCGTGGCAGGTAGCCTTCTGCATCTCGGCTCATGTTCGCGGTAGGAAAGCCGATGGTGCGACCAATCTTGAGTCCGTGCTCGATTACACCGGTGGTCAGGTGTGGGCGCCCCAAAAGTTTGGCAACCTGATCCACCTCACCCTCATCGAGCAAATTTCGAATCCGCGAAGTGGAAATTGGTGCGCGCAGAGCATTTACTTTTGCCACCGATTTCACTGCAAAACCAAACTCAGAGCCAAGCTCGCGCAAAGTCGCAACTGTTCCGCTGCCGTTTGAACCAAATCGAAAATCATCGCCAACCACAACGTATTTTGTGTCAAGCGGCACCAAAACCCGTTCCACAAATTGACGAGGGCTAAGTGCCGCCAGCTCATCGTTGAATTCCAAAGTCAAAATGGCGGAAATTCCGGCCTCCGTCAGAAAATGTTCTTTCTGCGACTTACCGATGATGGGAGTGGGCGCTGCTTCTGGTGTCAGCGTTGCAGCTGGGTGGCGATCAAAGGTTATTACGGCTGGCGCCAGGCCGTGATTTTCAGCGGCTTCAACTAGTTCGTTCAATAGTGCCTGATGCCCCAAGTGCAGGGCATCAAACTTGCCAATTGCCACGGCCAGACTTGCGTAGTCACTCGGCCTATCGGCCACCGATTTCCAGTTATCCACGATTCAGCTTCACCCCATTTTTCGAAGCCACAGCAGGCCAAATATCGGAAGCAGCAGCGGGATGAAGGCGTAACCCATGCCAAAAACTGACCAGACCGAAGGATGAGCGAACAACTCTGGAACGGTCAGGCTCAAGGTGCCAACCGAAATTACTCCGAGCAGTTCGAACCAAATAGCAATTCGAGCAACTTTTGCAGCCATCGGGCCTGACCGGGCTAATGAAATGGTCGCCACTAAGTAGACCAGAGCTGAGACTAGCGATAGTGAGTAGGCAACGGGAGCCTGGTCAAACTCTCTAAAAAGCTGGTAGCTAGCTCGGGCGGTCGCAGAAACGGCAAATACCGCATAAACAGCAATTAGAACGCGCCCGACACCGAGAGAGTTATTTTTTGGCATTGCTTAAGCCTACGGCAATCAAAAATGCCGTGAATCACACACTAGCTACTGCTGGAAATCTTCGGGATTGAACGAAGGGGTTGGTAGGCCAACCGATACCAGGCGCAGGTTTTCCACCCTCAAAAATTCTGGAATTTGCACAAAATATGTGGCGGCGATAGCACCCTGCTGGTCTTGACGCAGGATAAATTTTGCAATCGCTCGCTTCAGCAAAGTTGGTTCGCCGCAGATAGCCAAATTGTGAGTGTAAACGGCCCCATATGGTGTGCTTGCAACATCTTGGCCAGCCGCGGCAGTAGGCGTCAGGCTAGGGTCGTAGCTGACTGAAACTGAATTTGCAGTTTTTTCAATCTTGAATTGAGTGGCCGCTGAACCTAAGGTGGCCGCATCCGCAATTATTGCCGATGTCGGATCGGCGCCGTCCTTAATGATGCCGACCGGGGTAAACAGCTGCTCAGCGGCCAGTGAGTAAGGCACTAGCGAGAGTGTTCCTTCAGGAAAAGAAAATAAATCGTCGGCACTGGGGTCAACCGTTTCCCAATCAGAGAAATCTAGCGACACCCCGAGGTGGTCGAGCCAGGCTTGGAAGGCGACTACATTTTGCCCACTAGCAGATTTGTTTATTTGTATCGGTGAAGCGGGTAATTCAAAGCCAGAATTTGCGGCAGTTATCTCAGGGGCAGACCAGTCAGATATTTCTCCAGCGAAAATTTTTCCAACTAGTTCAGGAGTCAGATTGACTGAGCTGCCATCAGCCGAACTGTAAACCAAAACTGCGCCATCAACTGCGAATGGCACGGTTACCGAAGGTTTACAAACCGCAAATTGCTCGGCACTGGTACCAAAGATCAAATCGGAATTTTCAAATTCGTCGGCGACTGCAGCGATGTTCATACCCGGGCAGGCCTCGCTGGCAGCAAGGGCCCAACCTGGCCCCATGTCGGTTGTTGATGCAGGAACAGAGAGCTGGGCCTCGCCTTCGATGCAGGTGTACTCCTGCTCGGCAAGTGCAGCCAAGACTTCGGGAGGCATCGGCGGCGTGCAGGCCGAGAGACCAAGGGCAACAGCGCTGGCAATAATTGCGGCGGTTACTTTGCGGATCATTCTGTTCTCTCCCAATTGGTGAAGAGCGCGGTCAAGAATGACCGCGCTCCCCCGCTATTTTTGTTACTTCTTGATTTTGGCTAGCTGCTTGGTTGCCGCAGTCTTGGCAGCACCAGAAAGTGCTACGTAGCCTGCAGGAGCAGCTGAGGAAAGCACCTGGGTGAAGAAAGCTTTCACTCCGGCAACCTTCTCGGCATCGCCAGAGATGTTGGCTACGCCGTAGACAAAGATGCTTAGGTTGTAAGCATTCTTAACCTTTTGGGCAAAGTTGATGTTTACCTGGCCGTCAGCCGGTACCCGCTGCACTGCTAGGAATGCCTTGGCTGCAGCAGCGGTAGGAGCAACATACTGGCCGTTGCCGTTTAGCAACTTTGCGAAGACAAGGTCTTTTCCAACTGCATCGGCAAGATCGACATAACCGATGGTGTAAGTGGTTGAGTCAACCTTTGAAACCATTTCGGCTGAACCCGGAACTGAAACACCTACGACTGAGGCTGAGCCTGAAGCCTTGGTGAAGTCCGAGCTGGTGGTCCAACCGGCAACTTTGTTGTCGGTTAGGTACTCGGTTAGGTTGAAAGTGGTACCCGAACCAGCGGCTCGGAAGACTACCTGAATCTTCTTGGCAGGCAATTTTTTACCCTTGTTGATTCGAGCAATTCGAGCATCGTTCCAGTCAGTGATGGTGCCGTTGAAAATCTGACCTAGAACAGTTGGGGTCAACTGAAGGCCCTGACCAACGGTTGGCAAGTTGTAAACCAAAGCGATTGGACCGCCGAACATTGGAGAAGTGACAACGTTGGTAGGCACGCTCTCGCCAGCAGCCTTGTAGGTTGCGTCTGAGAATGCAAAGTCGACCTTGCCGTCTTTGACGTTGGTGCGGCCTTTGCCAGACGAGCTCTTGGTGTAGTTTGCCTGAGCGCCACCCTTAGCGTTGAATTTAGCCTCTACGTTCTTTACATAGGTGTTAGCAAAAGATGAACCTTCGCCAGTTAGTGCTACACCGGCAGCAGAAGCTGGAGCAGCGAATGCTACTGAAACTGCAACTGCAGCTGTGGCTACGATGCCGATTACTTTACGAAACATTATGTTTCTTCTCCTTGTTGTTAATTCGGTTTTCCGACATTTCTAAGTAGATAGAAACCTGGTGAACGAATCTTGTGTTCTTGCTAAAGACCGGCGGAAGTTTGAGTGAACAGCAGTTGAACTGGTTAGCCGAAATGCCCGTTGACATAGTCGTTGGTTCGTGGGTCAACCGGCTGATCAAATACCTGTTCGGTGGCACCGAATTCAACCACGTGACCCGGGTTGCCATCTTCTGCCAAGAAAAACGCGGTTTGGTGCGAAACTCGTTGAGCCTGCTGCATGTTGTGCGTAACGATTACGATGGTCATGCTTTCTGATAGCTCTTCAATGGTTTCCTCAATACGTCTGGTTGAACCTGGGTCCAGTGCCGAGCAGGGCTCATCCATTAGAAGCACCTCGGGGTTCATCGCCAAAGAACGCGCAATGCAAAGTCGTTGCTGCTGACCTCCCGAAAGCGAAATCGCCGGATCATTGAGGCGGTCCTTAACCTCGTTCCACATAGAAGCGCGCTGCAGAGAAGTGGTTACCAATTCTTCGCCGTTTTGGATCTTGCGACCGGAGAGGTTTAGGCCAGAGAGAATGTTCTCTTTGATCGACATGGTCGGGAATGGGTTTGGCTTCTGAAAAACCATACCTACCCGCAAGCGAACGCCAACTGGATCGACTCCGTCGGCATAGATGTCTTCGCCATCGAGGTAAACCGAGCCAGCCAAGCCTGCTCCAGGAATAAGTTCGTGCATGCGATTAAGGGTGCGTAAAAAAGTTGACTTGCCGCAGCCAGAGGGGCCAATTAGCGCGGTGACTTTGTTGGCCGGAAAATTCAGGTTGACATTACTGAGGACGTGACGCTCGCCAAACCAGACGTTTACGTCTTCTGAATAGAGACTGGTTGCTAGTGCTGTGGTTGACATGAGTTACTTTCTCTTAGTAGTCATCTTGTTGCGAGTAAGGATGCGTGCCGCGGTAAACAACACACCGACCAGAAGAACAATCACCAGCGCCGCGCCCCAGGCACGTTGAACGCTCTGGATTGCCGGGTTTGAGATGTAGCTGTAAAGGTAGGTCGGCAAAGTTGACATCGGACCCTCGAAAACATTGAACGAGGTCGTGGATGCCGCAAAAGTGGTTAGCAGCAGCGGCGCCGTTTCGCCGATAATGCGAGCAATACCCAGCAGAATTGCGGTCACCAATCCGCTTTTCGCAGCCGGCATGACTACTTGAAAAAAGGCTCGGTAGTTTGGTGCGCCGAGGCCGACAGCAGCCCAGCGAAGATCACCCGGCACCAATCGAAGTGACTCTTCGGCAATTCTGGTCACGGTTGGCAACATCAGCGGCAAAAGGGCCAGAGAGCCGGCCCAGCCCGCATACTGGGTCACCCCGGTTGAAATGAACGCCGCAAAAACAAATAGACCAGCGACAACGGATGGCAAGCCTGACATTGACTGAACCAGAGTGCGCACCAGGCTGCGGGTCTTGCCGCGGGTCTCAGTGAGGTAAACCGCGATCAAAATTCCGAGCGGCACAGTGAAAATCGTAGTTAGGCCCACAATCAGCACGGTGCCCAATATGGAGTGCCCCACACCTCCGTACTCAAGCGAAGTCGTCGTCGAAATGTAGACGTTATTTTGAGTCAGGAATTGCACGCTGAGGGTGCCCAGACCGTTGCTGATGACCGACCAAAGCACCGAGAACAAAAGGGCCAACACCAAGACGGTGAAAAATATGGTGAAGATCATCAGCAAGCCATCGCTTCGGCCACGCTTGCCATGAAGGATAGTGCCGATAATCAGAATTGCCACAATTTGCACCGGCAGAAAAACCACGAGTAGCGCCAACTCAATTCGCAGGCCTAAAAAGAAAGCTGCTGCACCAATCAGCGCTGGGACAGTCGAAGCCAAAATGATAAGCAAGTTTGACTTCGGGTTAACCTTGGCCCAGGGTGCTGCGTTAGCGGGGCGTGCAAGCGGAGTCAGGGATGGGGCGGCCATTAGTTCTTTCTCCAAGGTTGAGCTTTATTTACGATCCAGGATGCGATCACGTTGATAATCAAAGTCATCACAAACAGCACAAGACCTGCGGCCATTAGTGCGCTGATTTCGGCCTGTGTCGCCTCGCCGAACCGCGCCAAAATGTGCGAGGCGATAGAACCTCCGCGCTGTTCCAAGATGCTGAACCAGTTGGTTTCAAAAACTAGATTTAGCACGAAGAAAATTGCAACTGTTTCGCCCAAGGCACGGCCCAATCCCAGTAAAACTCCACCGACGACACCGCCGGATGCTGTTGGCAGAATTACCTGACGAAAAATGGTGGCCGAGGAGCCGCCCAGTCCCTTGGCTGCGTTGATGAGGTCTTTATCGATTTGGCTAAAAATCTCTCGCGAAATCGAAGCAATAATCGGCACAATCATGATTCCGACAATCCAACCTGCGATAAACGGCGAGGCGACAAAACCCTCAGTGTTGTTCTCGAAGATTGGAATCCAACCAAAGTATTGATTGAGCAATTCGCCCCAGCCAGCAGCGATCGGGGTAAAGACCGCAAACCCCCAAAGCCCCAGCACCACCGATGGCAGCGAGGCCAGCAGATCGATCAGCACGGTAGCTGTTTTTGCAATTGGCCTAGCCGCCAAAAATTCAATGAAGTAGGCAACCGCGATTGCCATCGGCACTGCAATCAGCACTCCGAGAGCCGAAATTAGAAAAGATCCCCACAGCATCGGCCAAATTTGAAAGACCGGCTTTTCGGCAGTCGCATCCCAGTTACTGCCAAAGACAAAGTCGATACCCTGAGTCTCCAGCGCCGGCCAAGAGCGATAAACCAGAAAGACCAGGATGAGCGCGACTAACGCGATTGAAAAATTGGCTGCGGTTGCTGCAACCCGATAGAAAATTTTGTCACCCAAACTGGATGGCTTTGTGACTAACTTGCGTCTAGCTGGAATCGCTTTCGACGAAGAATCTCGCTGGTCAATCTGGGACATGCCCCAATCCTGAATCGGATGGGTGAAATCAACCTTGTTTCTAAGTTAACGTGAGGTGAATTCAATACCTAAATTTGTGAGCCGGTCCAGATCTGCCACATGCGTACCAGCATGACCGCCACAGTGAGTGAGCCGACCCCAAGAACAACAGTTGACCAACGTCCGCGCTCAATTAGAGCCCAAAAAACTGCGCCAACCGGCACCATTAGCGCGACTATCAGATAGGCAAAAAACTCAACTGTGTCTTGCTTAGCGACAAAACCGAGGAAAACCATCGATATGCTAACCGCAAGCTGAATCACCAGACCTAGTTCGACTACCGCAGATAGCGCAACCGTGAAACCGCTCGGAATTCTGCCGATCAACCCAAAAATCAGCGCGACTAGACCAGCAGCGACCGCGACCCAAAGTTGTAATTGATAAAACCAATCAATCATTTATTGCCTCCGCAAACACCACAGCTGACTTGAGATTTGCACCAACCGGTTCAAGTATTGCTACCAGCCGGTCATTTGAGTCAAAGGCAGCTATCGACTCAGTGCTGCAGATGCGATTAGCGATGCGCTTGCCATGGACCAAATCTTGTTTTTCGGCAGCAGAAAGCTGGATCTCAGGAAATATCTCTCGAGCTGCCTGGGCGTTTGGCATGATTGCAGTCGCCGAGAAATCTTGATCAAAGCGATAGGCGTCGCTAACCCGATAGCCGCCAACCCTAGTTCGACGAAGCGCACTCAAGTGTCCGCCAACACCTAGAGCAGCACCCAAGTCTCTGGCCAGGGCCCGAATGTAGGTTCCTGAAGAGCAGTCGACAACTACATCAATTTCTAAAAAACTATTTCCAGCAACTTCAACCCATCGAGGTTGAGCCAGCAACTCAAAGCGCTCTACCGTTACCGGCCTAGAGGCTAGTTCGACTGCCTCTCCCCCGCGCACTTTGGCGTAGGCCCGTTGACCGTCAATTTTTATTGCCGAGACCGAAGAGGGTACCTGCATTACTTCGCCGGTAAGTTTTGCCACTTCGAGCAAAATCTGCGATTCACTCAGCGACTCAAGTGTTTCTTTTGGTGCGATTGCCAAAAAATCAGATTCGCGGTCGTCGGTAACAGTGCTCGCACCTAACCTGATTGTGGCCTCGTAAGTCTTATCGGCTCCGACGATAAAAGTCAGTAACCTTGTTGCCGATTCAATCCCGAGCACCAGTAAGCCGGTTGCCATCGGATCGAGTGTGCCGGCGTGACCAACTTTTCTGGTTCCAACCAAGCGCCGCACTTTAGCGACAACGTCGTGGCTGGTCATCCCCTCGGGCTTATCAACCAATAGCAAGCCAGATTGCAAGGACTAATCCTCGTCGTCGATTTTTTTCGGCTCGCGGTAAGGATTCTCTTCGCCCGCGTAGGCGGCCTTTTCAGCAATTTTGTGCAGTTCTTCGTCTCTGGCCTTGGCTTCAGCCAATAGCTCGTTGAGCTGTGAGGCTACCTCGGGGACTTCATCGACAACAAACTCAATCGTTGGGGTGAGCCTGATTGATAAACCATGACCCACCTCGCGACGGATAAGACCCTTGTTCTTTTCGATGATTTCAGAACTGCGCTTTTTCTCTGACTCGTCACCGAAAACGGTGTAGTAGATGGTCGCGTGCTGGAGGTCAGCTGTGACCTTCACCTCAGTGATTGTCACAAAACCTAGATCTGGGTCTTTCACCGCCTTTTCAAGAGCGGTGGCAACCAAAACCTTGATTCTTTCGGCTAACTTCCGAGCACGCGCTGCATCTGCCATTTTTTTCCTTATGCCCGAGGCTTCTCGCGCATTTCGAAGGTCTCGATAATGTCTTCGATCTGAATGTCATTGAACGAGCTGAGCCCGATACCACACTCGTAGTCGGTCTTGACTTCGGTGGCGTCATCCTTGAATCGCTTCAACGAATCGACCTTGAGGTTATCAGCGATGACCTTACCGTCGCGCAATACGCGAGCCGAGGCATTTCGCTTGATGCTTCCCGAGCGAACAATCGAACCAGCGATGGTTCCAACCTTCGAGGACTTGAAGATTTCGCGAACTTCAGCAGTACCGGTCTGGACCTCTTCGTACTCAGGCTTGAGCATGCCCTTGAGTGCATTCTCGATGTCTTCGAGGGCAGCGTAAATAACCGAGTAGTGACGAATGTCAACACCTTCGCGGTCGGCACGCTCTTTGGCTTTGTTGTCTGGTTTGACGTTGAAGCCAATAATGATTGCGCTGTCGACGGTAGCAAGGTTGACGTCTGACTCGGTAATTGCACCGACACCACGGTGGATGATTCGCAACTGGACAGAGTCGTCGACTTCGATTTTGAGCAACGAGTCTTCGAGGGCTTCAACCGCACCAGAAACGTCACCCTTGATGATGAGGTTGAGTGCTTCAACCTTGCCGTCTTCGAGAGCCTTGGTGAAGTCTTCGAGGCTGACACGCTTACGAGTCTTGGCCAACAAGGCGTTTCGATCGGCTGCTTCACGCTTTTCCGCGATTTGACGAGCTTGACGCTCATCATCGGTGACCACGAAGGTATCACCAGCGCGAGGCACTGACTGAAGACCGAGAACCTGGACCGGGCGACTTGGCTCTGCGGCTTCGACCGGGTTGCCGTTTTCGTCAAACATGGCGCGGACTCGACCGTGAGCCGCACCGGCGACAATCGAATCTCCAACATGCAGCGTTCCGGATTGGATAAGAACGGTGGCAACCGAACCGCGACCCTTGTCTAGGTTGGCTTCGATGGCAACACCGCGAGCATCCTTGTTCGGGTTGGCTCGCATATCAAGCGCAGCGTCTGCGGTTAGTAGAACGGCGTCGAGCAAATCTTTGATGCCCTTACCGGTCAGCGCGGAGACATCAACAAACATGACATCGCCACCGTACTCTTCAGCAACCAAGTTGAACTCGGTAAGTTGCTGACGAATTTTGGCCGGGTTGGCAGCCTCTTTATCAACCTTGTTAACCGCGACCACAATTGGCACACCGGCCGATTGAGCGTGGTTCAAAGCCTCGATAGTCTGCGGCATTACACCGTCATCGGCGGCAACAACCAAGATGGCAACGTCGGTTACCTGAGCACCACGGGCACGCATGGCGGTAAACGCTTCGTGACCCGGAGTATCGATAAAGGTAATTGCGCGATCGACACCGTCGTGCTCGACGTGCACCTGGTAGGCACCGATGTGCTGGGTAATACCGCCGGCTTCGCCAGCAATTACGTTCGAGTTACGAATGCTGTCAAGCAAGCGAGTTTTACCGTGGTCAACGTGACCCATAACTGTGACCACAGGTGGTCTCGAGACTAGGTCTGCGTCGTCATCGTCGTAGTCGGTTGAGACGTCTAGACCGAAACCTTCAAACAGTTCGCGCTCTTCATCTTCTGGAGAAACAACCTCGACTTTGTAGCCGAGTTCTTCACCCAAAATTTGGAAAGTCTCTTCATCGAGAGATGCAGTTGCAGTGGTCATCTGACCGAGGTGGAATAGCACCGTGATCAACTGACCAGCATTGGCATCAATCTTGTCGGCGAAGTCTTGAATTGAAGCACCGCGGCGAAGACGCAAGACAGTCGAGCCGTCACCGCGTGGAACTACTGCACCACCAAGCGATGGTGCATTGCTTCTCTGTTCGAATTCTTC
Proteins encoded in this window:
- the infB gene encoding translation initiation factor IF-2, which translates into the protein MALPRVYDIAKELGIDSKVALAKLAELGEFVKSGSSTIAPPVAKKLREAFPNAKPAEEKPKVAATKAAPAAPATESPVPASAAPAAPTPAVAAAPAVEAASAAAALAPTPAAPAAPKSAAAAGAAATPAAPAPAAPTPGIPRPGNNPFASAQGMGIPRPVSRPGNNPFAPSQGMGRPGAPRPGAPRPGTPRPGGPRPAGAGGAPRPGGPRPAGAGGAPRPGAGGARPGFGAPAGGGFGAPRPGGGPAGRGGRGQGAGTAGAFGKGGGRGASKARKSKRAKREEFEQRSNAPSLGGAVVPRGDGSTVLRLRRGASIQDFADKIDANAGQLITVLFHLGQMTTATASLDEETFQILGEELGYKVEVVSPEDEERELFEGFGLDVSTDYDDDDADLVSRPPVVTVMGHVDHGKTRLLDSIRNSNVIAGEAGGITQHIGAYQVHVEHDGVDRAITFIDTPGHEAFTAMRARGAQVTDVAILVVAADDGVMPQTIEALNHAQSAGVPIVVAVNKVDKEAANPAKIRQQLTEFNLVAEEYGGDVMFVDVSALTGKGIKDLLDAVLLTADAALDMRANPNKDARGVAIEANLDKGRGSVATVLIQSGTLHVGDSIVAGAAHGRVRAMFDENGNPVEAAEPSRPVQVLGLQSVPRAGDTFVVTDDERQARQIAEKREAADRNALLAKTRKRVSLEDFTKALEDGKVEALNLIIKGDVSGAVEALEDSLLKIEVDDSVQLRIIHRGVGAITESDVNLATVDSAIIIGFNVKPDNKAKERADREGVDIRHYSVIYAALEDIENALKGMLKPEYEEVQTGTAEVREIFKSSKVGTIAGSIVRSGSIKRNASARVLRDGKVIADNLKVDSLKRFKDDATEVKTDYECGIGLSSFNDIQIEDIIETFEMREKPRA